From a region of the Canis lupus dingo isolate Sandy chromosome 5, ASM325472v2, whole genome shotgun sequence genome:
- the GFOD2 gene encoding glucose-fructose oxidoreductase domain-containing protein 2 — translation MKMLPGVGVFGTGSSARVLVPLLRAEGFTVEALWGKTEEEAKQLAEEMNITFYTSRTDDVLLHQDVDLVCINIPPPLTRQISVKALGIGKNVVCEKAATSVDAFRMVTASRYYPQLMSLVGNVLRFLPAFVRMKQLIAEHYVGAVMICDARIYSGSLLSPNYGWICDELMGGGGLHTMGTYIVDLLTHLTGRRAEKVHGLLKTFVRQNAAIRGIRHVTSDDFCFFQMLMGGGVCSTVTLNFNMPGAFVHEVMVVGSAGRLVARGADLYGQKNSATQEELLLRDSLAVGAGLPEQGPQDVPLLYLKGMVYMVQALRQSFQGQGDRRTWDHTPVSMAASFEDGLYMQSVVDAIKRSSRSGEWEAVEVLTEEPDTNQNLCEALQRNNL, via the exons ATGAAGATGCTCCCAGGAGTGGGTGTATTTGGGACCGGCAGCTCTGCCCGGGTTTTGGTTCCGCTACTGAGGGCAGAAGGGTTCACCGTGGAGGCCCTGTGGGGAAAGACTGAGGAGGAGGCAAAACAGCTTGCCGAGGAGATGAACATCACCTTCTACACCAGCCGGACCGACGATGTCTTGCTACATCAAGACGTGGACCTTGTGTGCATCAATATCCCCCCTCCACTCACCCGGCAAATATCTGTGAAGGCTTTAG GTATCGGGAAGAATGTGGTTTGTGAGAAGGCAGCAACCTCAGTAGATGCCTTCCGGATGGTGACAGCCTCCCGCTACTATCCACAGCTGATGAGCCTGGTGGGGAACGTGCTGCGCTTCCTGCCTGCCTTCGTGCGCATGAAGCAGCTGATCGCGGAGCACTACGTGGGCGCAGTGATGATCTGTGACGCCCGCATCTACTCAGGCAGCCTGCTCAGCCCCAACTACGGCTGGATCTGTGACGAACTCATGGGCGGCGGGGGTCTACATACCATGGGCACCTACATTGTGGACCTGCTGACCCACCTGACCGGCCGGAGAGCAGAGAAGGTGCATGGGCTCCTCAAGACCTTTGTGAGGCAGAATGCGGCCATCCGTGGCATTCGGCACGTCACCAGTGATGACTTCTGCTTCTTCCAGATGCTCATGGGTGGGGGTGTATGCAGCACAGTAACCCTTAACTTCAACATGCCAGGAGCCTTTGTGCACGAGGTCATGGTAGTGGGCTCCGCAGGACGTCTTGTTGCCCGAGGAGCTGACCTCTACGGGCAGAAGAACTCTGCCACACAAGAGGAGCTGCTCCTGAGGGACTCGTTGGCTGTGGGTGCGGGGCTGCCCGAGCAGGGGCCCCAGGATGTCCCACTGCTCTACCTGAAGGGCATGGTCTACATGGTACAGGCCCTGCGCCAGTCCTTCCAGGGGCAGGGGGACCGCCGCACGTGGGACCACACCCCTGTCTCCATGGCCGCCTCCTTCGAGGATGGGCTGTACATGCAGAGTGTGGTGGACGCCATCAAACGGTCGAGCAGATCCGGGGAGTGGGAGGCTGTGGAGGTGCTGACGGAAGAACCCGACACCAACCAGAACCTGTGTGAGGCACTCCAACGGAATAATCTGTGA